The Gehongia tenuis DNA window GGAGCCCTTGCGCACGGTGCGCTGCACGTTGTTAAAAGCGAAGGGAGAGGTGTCGGGATCCCCATAGTTGGGGGAGACAATGATGCTTTGGGAGGCAAGTCCTACCGCGGGAATGAGGGGCAGGATGATCCGCACCCGTCCGCCCTCCACCGGGGGAATGTAGCCGTCAGAATAGGACTGGTCCATGCCCGCATAGACGTTTTCGTTGTCCAAAAAGAGCATGCCCTGGGTGGTGGCTTTGGCATTCGGATTTTCGCCTTCCGCCCAAACAGTACTGCCCAGGAGCAGTGTGAAGGCCAGGATGAGGGCCAGCGCGGCGGAGAGTTTTTTCATGGTGTTACCTCCCTTGAAGTTCTGTTTTACCGTCCGTGATATGAATGATTCGGTCGGCCTGCTGGGCCTTCTCCAAATCGTGGGTTACAAAAACCAGCGTGGCGCCGTTGTCCCGCACCAGTTCCAACAGCATATCCATGATTTGCTGGGAAGTGTGGCTGTCCAGATTGCCGGTGGGCTCGTCGGCAAAGATGATATCGGGCTTGGGAAGCACGGCGCGGGCGATGGATACCCGCTGCTGCTGGCCGCCGGAAAGCTCGATGGGCTTATGATTCAGATGATCCTGCAGCCCCATGCGGCCGAGCAGCCTTTTGGCCTTTCGGTACTGCAATGGCCGAGGCTCGCCGCGGCAGGCCAGGCCGAAAGCGGCGTTTTCCCACGCCGTCAGCACGGGGAAAAGATTGAAGGCCTGAAAGACAAAGCCAATGTGATTGAGGCGAAAAGCCACCAACTGTTTTTCGTTCATGCGGTGAATGGGTTTTCCCTTGATAAACACCTTGCCGGAGGTGGGACGTTCGAGGCCGGCAAGGAGGGACAGCAGGGTGGATTTGCCGCTGCCGGAGGTGCCCACGATAGCGCAGACCTCTCCGGGGTAGACTGCAATGGAGGCTTGATCCAGCGCTGTCATCTTCACATTTTTCATCCGATAGATCTTGGTAAGGTTCTCGGCGGTTATGATCGGATCCATGGAGCATCTCCCTTCAAAAACATCTATGTAGTGAGACGACACAAAAGGACGGAAAGTTGCAGATTTTTGAAACGATTGAGAAAGAATTCCATCTTGCGGTTTGACCACAAATTCTGTAAGATAGAATTACCAACCATGAATGGAGGAGCGGACTCATGATCTATGGCGGTGTGGATTTTGCGCCCTATTTCGACAAGACTGAGCTCATTTCCCTGCTGGGGGAACTGGTGAAGCGAAGGAGCGAATCCTCCGAGGGCAGGGAGTACGAAACTGCGGTCTTTTCGGAAAACTATATGCGGGAAATGGGCTTGGAGACCCGGCTGCAGGAAACGCAGGACAATCGGCCCAACGTTATCGGTACCTGGAAGGGCACACAGTCAGACAAGGCTCTTCTTTTCAATGGACATCTGGATGTGGTGCCGGTGGAACCATCCCAGTGGCAGTCCCCGCCCTATCAAATGACTGAGCGCGAAGGCAGGCTTTACGGCCGAGGCACCGCGGACATGAAGGGCGGCATTGCCGCGGCGCTGTACGCGGTAAAAGTGCTGCAAAAAGCCGGAGTCAGGCTGAAAGGGGACCTCAAGTTTGTCTTTACCGTGGATGAGGAACTTCTCAACATCGGCGTCAAAAAGGTGATGGAGGACCCAAAGGGCCTAAAAGCCGATTGGTGCATCGTGGGAGAACCCACCGGTTTGGATATTGCCATCGGCTGCCGCGGCCTTTTGGTCATCGATGTGGAGTTTGAAGGAGTGTCCTGTCATGCGGCTCAGGAACAGTTGGGGCAAAACGCCGTTTACATGGCCCTTCCTTTCATGGAGGAGATTCGCAAACTGAACGAGGCCTATAAGAGGGATCCCCATCCCATCCTGGGGCCGGCGACGGTGAATGTAACCGTGATCCGCGGCGGGGACAAGGAGAACGTCATTCCCGACCGCTGTTTGGTCCGTTTGGACCGGAGACTCATTCCGGGCAGCGGAAAGGAGAGAGCGCTTGCGGATGTGCAGGAGATTTTGAGCCGGCTGAACCTGGAGGCAAAAGTCACATCCAGTGCTTTTTTGAACTATGCCGAGACGCCCGCCGGGGACCCTCTGGTCAAAACGCTGAAACGGCATATCGAGGCCGTGGGCAGAAGTCCTGAGATTACCGATTTCAAGGCCAGCTGTGAGGCTCCCTGGTTTCAGGACGATCTGGGACTCACCACCCTCACCTTCGGGCCGGGGCTCATTGCGCAGGCTCATACGGTGGATGAATTTGTGGATATCGGGGAACTGGTGGATGCGGCAAAGGTATACATAACCTTGTGTATGGATCTTCTGGGCTATGAATCATAAAAATTTTGATAGGCGTTATGGTTACATAACGCCTATTTTGTGCTTTAAGCTGCGACTCCCGTGGTGACATCCTTGATCCATTTATTGCCGCGCATCCTGAAATAGCACAGGACGCATTTGGCCGCCGGTTCAATCATGATCAGCATATACACCTGCTCCACCGTGAAATGAAAGACGGCCGCGCCCAGAAAAGCCAGGGGAACCGCCAGACAGCCCATGGTGAAAACTTCGGCGTAGAGGGGAAACTTGGTGTCCCCGCCGCCCCGAAGCACCCCAAAGAGCACCACCATGTTGACCACGGTGAGAGGCAGTATCAAAGAGAACAGCCGCATCAGGTTGATGGCGGACTGGCGTACCTCGGGGGATACGTTGAACAAGGTGGAGATGGGCGGTGCCGCCAGGGCGAGAGCGATACCGAGCGCCGCGCCCACCATGAGAGAAAGCACGGTGAGACGGCGGGCGTAGTGATGCACCTCATCCATATGCCCGGCGCCGATCTCATGGCCCACCATGACCAGCGCCGCGCCGCTCATGGAGATGCAGACCACGGTGAACAGGTTCTGCACGGTGTTGGAGATCTGTACGGCGGCAATGGCCTGGGTGCCGATGATGCCATAGGCTACGGTGTACAGGGAGGTGAGCACGCCAAAGACCGCTTCATTCAGCACCACCGGCACCATGGAAGCGTAAAGCTTTTTCACCAGATCCCTGCTGACGGTGATATAGGATCTGAATTTTCCCCGGAGAGGAGAATTCTTTCGAAGGGCGAAGAACAGGATGGCGCAAAATTCTATGATCCGAGCGATAACGGTGGCAATGGCGGCGCCGAGAACGCCCAGTTCGGGGAAACCCAGCTTGCCAAAGATGAGGACATAGTTCAGCCCTGCATTGGTGGCCACGGCGATAATGCTGACAATCATGGGCGCTTTGGTGTTGCCGATGCTCTTGAGAGCGTTGGTGAAGACCACGGTGGCGCCGGTGATGATGTAGCTGAGAGAGACCACGGTGAGATACTGAGTGGCAAGCTCGATGACCGCGGGATCACGGCTGAACAAGCCGAGGATGATATGGGGAATGAAAAGCGCTCCCGCGGTAAAAATTACTGCAAAGAACAGCATGGTCATCAGCCCCACGCCCAGCACCTTTTTGATGGGTTCATGGTTGCTGCTGCCCCAGAATTGGGCGATAAAGATACTGCAGCCGGTGCCCACGCCGATGATGGTGATGTTGAAAAGATAGAAAAGCTGATTCGCCACGCCCACAGCGGCGATGGCTGTTTCGCCCAAGGCGCCCACCATCAAGCTGTCCACCATATTGAGGGAGGACAGCAGGAAATTCTGAATGACGATGGGGATTGCCAAGGTGATGAGGGTGTGATAGAAGCGCTTATCGCTGAAGATATCCTTGAAAAATGCTAACATAAAAAAATCCCGCCTTTCCGCAATTGCAAAAATTGTTTTTCGATGTATACCTCTCGCGAGGGGCAACAATTTGTACGCAATTGCGGCGTACGCAGGTTGCTAAAGCTTGCATGGCAAACTCTAATAACACTATATAGGAACGGAAAAACAAAGTCAAGGAAGCGCAGCGGTGTTTTTTTGCATGGGATTACGGTATAATGGGGCATGTGAGGAGGAATTGAGAATGCCTTATGAAAAGATAGAGGATCTGCCTCGGGAGAAGCTGATGGAGCTGGTGGAAATCTACGCCAAAAACTGGCTGGCCTTGGACGGCCTTTGGTTCCAATCCATAGAAAAAAAACTGGGCCTGTCCGAGGCCCTGGAACACGACGCCCATGCCTGGGAACGCTTCACGGTGATCGAAGCCCGCAGAATCAAAGCTTTTCTGGGCCTTCCGGAACGGGCGGGGGTGGAGGGACTGGCCCGGGCTCTTCGCTTCAGGCTTTATGCGCCCCTCAATGAGGATGAGATCATCGTGGAGGGCAGCACGGTGATCTATCGGGTGGTCACCTGCCGTGTACAGAACGCACGAAACCGGCATTTTGGAATACACCTATTTTGCAAAGACCATCGACGACCGCTTCGAAACGGAGGCACTGAGCTGCCATCCCGATGTCACCGATCCCGGCTGCAACTGCATGTGGAAATTTACCTTAAAGGAAGGAAGCGAAAATGTTTAACGGTTTGGTGGATGCGGGCAGCATCAACTTTCTTATGGTTTTTCTGGAGGGCGTGCTGTCCTTTTTCTCGCCCTGTGTGATTCCGCTGCTCCCCGTTTATATCAGCTATTTGGCCGGCGGGGCCAAAAAGACGGATGGGGATGAAATCCATTATGACAGGGGCCGCGTGTTCTTCCATACGGCCTGTTTCGTGCTGGGTATTTCGCTGGCCTTCTTCGTGCTGGGTATGTCCTTTTCGGCCCTTGGAAGCTTCATGAACGAGCATAGAACCCTTTTTGCCAG harbors:
- a CDS encoding M20 family metallopeptidase, with translation MIYGGVDFAPYFDKTELISLLGELVKRRSESSEGREYETAVFSENYMREMGLETRLQETQDNRPNVIGTWKGTQSDKALLFNGHLDVVPVEPSQWQSPPYQMTEREGRLYGRGTADMKGGIAAALYAVKVLQKAGVRLKGDLKFVFTVDEELLNIGVKKVMEDPKGLKADWCIVGEPTGLDIAIGCRGLLVIDVEFEGVSCHAAQEQLGQNAVYMALPFMEEIRKLNEAYKRDPHPILGPATVNVTVIRGGDKENVIPDRCLVRLDRRLIPGSGKERALADVQEILSRLNLEAKVTSSAFLNYAETPAGDPLVKTLKRHIEAVGRSPEITDFKASCEAPWFQDDLGLTTLTFGPGLIAQAHTVDEFVDIGELVDAAKVYITLCMDLLGYES
- a CDS encoding ABC transporter ATP-binding protein; its protein translation is MDPIITAENLTKIYRMKNVKMTALDQASIAVYPGEVCAIVGTSGSGKSTLLSLLAGLERPTSGKVFIKGKPIHRMNEKQLVAFRLNHIGFVFQAFNLFPVLTAWENAAFGLACRGEPRPLQYRKAKRLLGRMGLQDHLNHKPIELSGGQQQRVSIARAVLPKPDIIFADEPTGNLDSHTSQQIMDMLLELVRDNGATLVFVTHDLEKAQQADRIIHITDGKTELQGR
- a CDS encoding MATE family efflux transporter; its protein translation is MLAFFKDIFSDKRFYHTLITLAIPIVIQNFLLSSLNMVDSLMVGALGETAIAAVGVANQLFYLFNITIIGVGTGCSIFIAQFWGSSNHEPIKKVLGVGLMTMLFFAVIFTAGALFIPHIILGLFSRDPAVIELATQYLTVVSLSYIITGATVVFTNALKSIGNTKAPMIVSIIAVATNAGLNYVLIFGKLGFPELGVLGAAIATVIARIIEFCAILFFALRKNSPLRGKFRSYITVSRDLVKKLYASMVPVVLNEAVFGVLTSLYTVAYGIIGTQAIAAVQISNTVQNLFTVVCISMSGAALVMVGHEIGAGHMDEVHHYARRLTVLSLMVGAALGIALALAAPPISTLFNVSPEVRQSAINLMRLFSLILPLTVVNMVVLFGVLRGGGDTKFPLYAEVFTMGCLAVPLAFLGAAVFHFTVEQVYMLIMIEPAAKCVLCYFRMRGNKWIKDVTTGVAA